One window of the Acaryochloris sp. CCMEE 5410 genome contains the following:
- a CDS encoding reverse transcriptase family protein — MSNQPRTRQELYDRIRQSSRDEVILEEMVRLGFWPAEGEMPQDPATEIRRKGEIQRELAALRAENRKLHNEAAIKKQLYKERLAASKKKRQETKERREQERQARAAAWQDRKTRDIVYLGTGVSGGLNQTECDRTRLQQYGLPAYGTAEEIAKAMQISVGQLRFLAFSRRTAQISHYVRFKISKKTGGERLISAPMPRLKQAQYWIVEKLLAAIPLHEAAHGFCPGRSIVTNATPHLGADVVINLDLQDFFPSVSYPRIKGLFRSFGYSEAAATIFALLCTEPDVVEVDLDGQHYYVAQSQRHLPQGAPTSPILTNLLCRRLDRRLTAMAAELGYRYTRYADDLTFSATGQPQQQVGKLLRRTHAIVTHEGFTIHPQKTRVLRSGRQQEVTGVVVNEKLNVDRKTLKRFRALLHQIEQSGYDDQHWNGQPVSFAQIQGYANFVEMVNPERGAQFQAQVKRIKRKYPPRVQAFKPAS, encoded by the coding sequence ATGTCCAATCAACCCCGTACTCGCCAAGAACTCTACGATCGCATCCGTCAAAGCTCCCGTGATGAGGTCATCCTAGAAGAAATGGTGCGGTTAGGATTTTGGCCTGCCGAGGGCGAGATGCCCCAAGATCCGGCTACTGAGATTCGGCGTAAAGGGGAAATTCAGCGAGAACTCGCGGCATTGCGGGCCGAGAACCGCAAACTCCACAACGAAGCCGCCATTAAGAAGCAGCTCTACAAAGAACGACTCGCTGCGTCTAAAAAGAAACGACAAGAAACGAAAGAACGGCGAGAACAAGAACGACAGGCCCGAGCTGCAGCATGGCAAGACCGAAAAACCCGCGATATTGTCTATCTGGGAACAGGGGTTTCCGGGGGACTTAATCAGACCGAGTGCGATCGCACCCGACTTCAACAATATGGACTCCCTGCCTATGGGACGGCAGAAGAAATTGCCAAGGCCATGCAGATTAGCGTTGGCCAGTTGCGCTTCTTAGCTTTCTCTCGGCGGACGGCCCAAATTTCCCACTATGTTCGCTTTAAAATTTCCAAGAAAACTGGGGGAGAGCGCCTGATTTCAGCACCTATGCCCCGCTTGAAGCAGGCTCAATACTGGATCGTAGAGAAGCTGCTAGCCGCCATTCCCCTCCATGAAGCTGCTCATGGGTTTTGTCCGGGGCGCTCCATCGTTACCAATGCAACGCCACACTTGGGAGCCGATGTGGTGATTAATCTTGATCTCCAAGATTTTTTCCCGTCCGTTTCCTATCCCCGGATTAAAGGTTTATTTCGCTCTTTTGGCTATAGCGAAGCTGCCGCCACGATTTTTGCCCTGCTCTGTACAGAACCGGATGTGGTGGAGGTGGACTTGGATGGTCAGCATTACTATGTGGCCCAGTCTCAGCGACATTTGCCTCAAGGAGCACCTACCAGCCCCATATTGACCAATCTGCTCTGTCGGCGTCTAGATCGTCGGTTGACGGCCATGGCGGCAGAGTTGGGATATCGGTATACGCGCTATGCCGATGATCTAACCTTCTCAGCCACAGGTCAGCCTCAGCAGCAGGTGGGCAAGCTGTTGCGACGGACCCATGCCATTGTCACCCACGAAGGGTTTACAATTCATCCTCAGAAGACGCGGGTGCTTCGCAGTGGTCGGCAGCAAGAGGTGACGGGGGTGGTTGTCAATGAAAAGCTGAATGTTGACCGTAAAACCCTCAAGCGATTCCGGGCGTTGCTTCACCAAATTGAGCAGTCCGGCTATGACGATCAGCATTGGAACGGCCAGCCGGTCTCGTTTGCCCAGATCCAAGGCTATGCCAATTTTGTGGAAATGGTGAATCCTGAACGCGGAGCCCAATTCCAGGCTCAAGTCAAGCGAATCAAGCGCAAGTATCCACCCCGCGTTCAAGCCTTTAAACCAGCTTCTTGA
- a CDS encoding 3'-5' exonuclease, with the protein MKISQKYYLIVDLEATCADDNSIPRRRMEMIEIGAVLLNSQTLQIESEYQTFIKPILHPVLTEFCKSLTSISQQDIEEAPLFPVALKDFQSWFYPCGSYRFCSWGDYDRHQFVQDCQLHGVGYPFPGDHLNLKQAFSIEINSKKKFGMAGALAKLGLELEGVHHRGIDDARNIARIVQTAFSE; encoded by the coding sequence ATGAAAATTAGTCAGAAATATTACTTGATTGTTGATCTTGAAGCCACCTGTGCGGATGATAATTCCATTCCTCGCCGCAGAATGGAGATGATTGAGATTGGAGCTGTGCTTCTCAACTCACAAACCCTGCAGATAGAGAGTGAATACCAAACCTTTATAAAGCCCATTCTTCATCCTGTGTTGACTGAATTCTGCAAATCTCTGACATCCATTTCTCAGCAGGATATTGAAGAGGCCCCACTTTTCCCGGTGGCTCTAAAAGATTTTCAATCTTGGTTTTACCCCTGTGGGAGTTATCGGTTCTGCTCTTGGGGAGATTATGATCGGCATCAATTTGTGCAGGATTGCCAGTTGCATGGCGTTGGCTATCCCTTTCCAGGAGATCATCTCAATTTAAAGCAAGCATTCTCTATCGAGATCAACTCAAAAAAGAAGTTTGGTATGGCAGGCGCATTGGCCAAACTAGGTCTAGAGCTTGAAGGGGTTCATCATCGGGGTATAGATGATGCTCGAAATATTGCCCGCATTGTTCAAACTGCTTTTTCTGAGTGA
- a CDS encoding SMI1/KNR4 family protein codes for MRKPATKADLMPPFRKIGEEGWGKNLQKLLTEYGIEPSQRLSEKAVEQRERELGLNFPDPLRSFLIEFSHTNLGRFCLYPLYSIAPPTDIWFRDFLTSEEQEQLQDLLGIANSGSDNVLAIDPITGYCYICNHDPAGIFLEANSFDEFLQKIIIDLSWGYYGWPDPHVEELAMELKLDLFGDRSTKI; via the coding sequence ATGAGAAAGCCAGCAACAAAAGCCGATTTAATGCCACCCTTTAGGAAGATAGGTGAAGAAGGGTGGGGGAAAAATCTTCAAAAACTTCTCACTGAATATGGAATAGAGCCTTCACAAAGATTATCTGAAAAAGCAGTCGAACAACGTGAAAGAGAGTTAGGACTAAATTTTCCCGATCCATTACGTAGCTTCCTTATTGAGTTTAGTCACACTAATCTGGGTCGTTTTTGTCTCTATCCTCTCTATTCAATTGCTCCACCCACAGATATATGGTTTCGTGACTTTCTTACATCAGAAGAACAAGAGCAACTTCAAGATCTGCTCGGCATAGCTAATTCTGGTTCCGATAATGTCTTGGCGATAGATCCAATCACAGGCTATTGCTACATTTGCAACCACGACCCTGCTGGTATTTTTCTGGAAGCCAATTCGTTTGACGAATTTCTTCAGAAAATCATTATTGATCTTAGCTGGGGATACTATGGTTGGCCGGATCCTCATGTCGAGGAACTTGCTATGGAGTTGAAGCTCGATCTCTTTGGTGATAGATCTACGAAGATTTAA
- a CDS encoding histidine kinase N-terminal 7TM domain-containing protein, whose product MLIHYLLALLPAIAAFATGSIAIYVWQRRSVTGAQSFFRCILCLFIWCFFAVLEYLSTEATPRIVFGKLQYLGIPFFAVFWLVFTLQYTHNDSRLNTQRTRGMMVLPLLSMIFAFTDPWHGLIWASVELGHTPAPQLMIEHGWWFSYVMMPYNYLLLLGGVGVLLNAYFASSQIYRQQILVLLSASIIPFFSSLLYLLARVHFYGLDLTPISFAVSGLIMVVGLFRGKLFEVSPISYRTVFLNTEDAVIFLDTQNHIVDLNPSAYRESLFDNILGQPFHVGFPAYQHLLTTPLTQEITETVKLFQFSQTLLKEVKIRTLHSPGHRLVGSLVIIRDVTVERQKQAQLKQFAYFDSLTGLCNRRQLEISGQLSLSSAGKGLWPVALLYVDLNDFKPINDTYGHQIGDAVLIYVAKCLKTCVRQGDIVARIGGDEFVALLFKANQNAAHATRERLLLRLRQPLKLENITLKLTASIGVASHPQDGCTLSELLHCADQSMYQDKRTYRDRRNPPRSLTDQTQGTIKSPK is encoded by the coding sequence ATGCTGATTCACTACCTCCTAGCGCTTCTACCTGCGATCGCAGCTTTTGCTACAGGCAGTATTGCTATCTATGTATGGCAACGGCGGTCCGTTACAGGGGCACAATCTTTTTTTAGGTGTATTCTTTGCCTCTTTATTTGGTGCTTTTTCGCGGTCTTAGAATATCTCAGCACTGAAGCCACCCCCCGCATCGTTTTTGGCAAACTGCAATACCTCGGCATTCCGTTTTTCGCCGTCTTTTGGCTAGTCTTTACCCTGCAATACACCCATAACGATTCTCGTCTGAACACCCAGAGAACGAGAGGGATGATGGTGTTGCCCCTACTGAGCATGATCTTTGCCTTTACAGATCCTTGGCATGGTCTGATTTGGGCATCTGTGGAATTGGGGCATACCCCTGCGCCTCAATTGATGATTGAGCATGGCTGGTGGTTTAGCTATGTGATGATGCCCTACAACTACTTATTGCTTCTAGGGGGCGTCGGCGTACTCCTCAACGCTTATTTCGCCAGCTCCCAAATCTATCGACAACAGATTTTGGTATTGCTGTCTGCATCGATTATTCCCTTCTTTTCCAGCCTGTTGTATCTGTTAGCAAGGGTTCATTTCTACGGACTAGACCTGACCCCGATTAGCTTTGCAGTCAGCGGTTTGATCATGGTAGTGGGACTGTTTCGTGGCAAACTATTTGAAGTCTCTCCCATTTCCTACCGCACCGTATTTCTCAACACGGAAGATGCGGTGATTTTTCTGGATACTCAAAATCATATTGTCGATCTCAATCCCAGTGCTTATCGAGAAAGCCTATTTGACAATATTTTGGGGCAACCGTTTCATGTCGGTTTTCCCGCCTATCAGCATTTGCTAACGACGCCCTTGACCCAAGAAATCACTGAAACGGTCAAACTATTTCAATTTTCCCAAACCCTCCTTAAAGAAGTGAAAATCCGGACGTTGCACAGCCCAGGTCATCGTCTGGTAGGATCTTTGGTCATTATTCGCGATGTTACCGTTGAGCGTCAAAAACAAGCTCAACTCAAGCAATTCGCCTACTTTGATAGTCTGACGGGGCTGTGTAATCGTCGCCAATTAGAAATCTCAGGTCAATTGTCCCTGAGTAGTGCAGGCAAAGGGCTGTGGCCAGTAGCTTTGTTATATGTGGATTTAAATGACTTCAAGCCGATTAATGATACCTACGGTCATCAGATTGGAGACGCAGTGCTTATATATGTGGCCAAGTGCTTAAAAACCTGCGTTCGTCAGGGGGATATTGTGGCCCGTATTGGCGGGGATGAATTTGTGGCCTTGTTGTTTAAGGCCAATCAAAATGCAGCCCATGCCACGCGGGAACGCCTCTTACTCCGGTTACGCCAGCCCCTAAAACTTGAGAACATCACCCTCAAATTAACAGCTAGTATTGGTGTTGCCAGTCATCCTCAAGACGGCTGTACCCTTTCAGAACTCCTGCATTGTGCAGATCAATCTATGTACCAAGACAAGCGAACCTATCGCGATCGCCGAAACCCTCCCCGGTCCCTAACCGATCAAACCCAGGGAACCATAAAATCTCCAAAATAA
- a CDS encoding gamma-glutamylcyclotransferase family protein: MVANHPNYYFAYGSNLYQSRLLARVPSARFIALGHLQGYQLQFHKVGLDQSGKANIQATSQPDDIVWGAVFQMDLSELPSLDQAESLGVGYERQCLSILTAEGCLEAFTYLALLIDDTLRPFHWYKAYIVQGALDLSLPAAYIQDIQAVPSIPDPDAERRQHHRALLG; encoded by the coding sequence ATGGTCGCGAATCATCCGAACTATTACTTCGCCTACGGCTCCAATTTGTATCAGTCCCGCTTACTAGCGCGCGTCCCATCCGCCCGCTTCATCGCCCTGGGCCACCTGCAGGGGTATCAACTTCAGTTCCATAAGGTGGGCTTAGATCAGTCTGGTAAAGCAAATATTCAAGCCACTAGTCAACCAGATGATATCGTTTGGGGAGCCGTTTTTCAGATGGACTTATCTGAGCTACCCTCCTTAGACCAAGCTGAAAGCTTGGGGGTAGGCTATGAACGCCAATGTCTCAGTATTTTGACCGCTGAGGGGTGCCTTGAAGCGTTTACCTACTTGGCTCTGCTGATAGACGATACTTTGCGTCCGTTTCATTGGTACAAAGCCTACATTGTCCAAGGCGCCCTGGATTTAAGCCTGCCAGCAGCCTATATTCAGGACATTCAGGCTGTTCCATCCATCCCCGATCCTGATGCTGAACGTCGCCAGCATCACCGGGCCCTGCTCGGGTGA
- a CDS encoding cysteine desulfurase family protein → MQIYLDYSATTPCHPDVIIAMGKVWTEQWGNPSSLHEWGQRSATVLEQARMQVADLIHAPAESIIFTSGGTEANNLALMGIARTFTQPQHLIISSIEHSAITEPARLLEQQGWQVTRLPVDSQGHISPDDLKDSFQSNTVLVSVIYGQSEIGTLQSIHTLGQIARERGVLFHTDAVQVAGRLPIDVQTLPVDLLSLSSHKLYGPQGAGALYVRPGTHLIPLSAGGGQEQGMRSGTPAVPILAGFGLAAEMAAEEMESEGRRLMLLRDRMFAQLSHSPYLLPTGDLSQRLPHHVSFCLHPATDITGKTLVRQMNLAGIAISAGSACHSGKLAPSPILKAMGYSDQQALSGIRLTLGKQTTLEDVDWTVTALNQLLHRLMPQSAAIA, encoded by the coding sequence ATGCAAATCTACTTAGATTACAGTGCAACCACTCCTTGTCACCCAGACGTAATTATCGCCATGGGTAAAGTTTGGACAGAACAATGGGGCAATCCGTCTAGTTTGCATGAGTGGGGGCAACGGTCTGCCACCGTTCTAGAGCAAGCCCGCATGCAGGTTGCAGACTTGATTCATGCTCCAGCTGAGTCGATTATTTTTACGTCGGGTGGGACTGAAGCCAATAACTTAGCGTTAATGGGGATTGCTCGAACCTTTACTCAACCCCAGCATTTAATCATCTCTAGTATTGAGCACTCTGCGATTACTGAACCGGCTCGCTTGTTAGAGCAACAGGGATGGCAAGTCACTCGTTTACCTGTAGACTCCCAAGGTCATATCTCACCAGATGATCTCAAAGACTCATTCCAAAGCAATACTGTTTTGGTCTCAGTGATTTATGGTCAGAGCGAGATTGGTACTCTACAATCGATCCACACTTTAGGCCAAATAGCGCGCGAACGAGGCGTTCTCTTTCATACCGATGCGGTGCAGGTAGCGGGTCGCCTCCCCATTGATGTGCAAACCTTGCCCGTGGATTTACTCTCCCTCTCTAGCCATAAGCTCTATGGTCCCCAAGGAGCAGGCGCTTTATATGTGCGTCCTGGGACTCACCTTATTCCCCTATCGGCAGGGGGTGGACAAGAACAAGGCATGCGTTCGGGCACCCCTGCTGTGCCGATTCTTGCAGGGTTTGGTCTGGCGGCTGAGATGGCGGCGGAAGAGATGGAGTCAGAGGGGAGGCGACTGATGCTGCTACGCGATCGCATGTTTGCTCAACTCAGCCACTCTCCCTACCTACTGCCGACGGGCGACCTGAGCCAGCGATTACCCCATCACGTCAGCTTTTGTCTCCATCCTGCCACGGATATAACCGGTAAGACCTTAGTCCGGCAGATGAATTTGGCAGGTATTGCCATTAGTGCCGGGTCGGCGTGCCATAGCGGTAAGCTAGCCCCCAGCCCAATTTTGAAAGCGATGGGATACTCAGATCAGCAAGCGTTATCCGGCATTCGCTTGACCTTAGGGAAGCAAACAACCCTTGAAGATGTCGATTGGACCGTTACAGCTTTAAATCAACTATTGCATCGGCTAATGCCTCAATCGGCGGCAATTGCCTAA
- a CDS encoding NAD(P)H-dependent glycerol-3-phosphate dehydrogenase, which yields MSTTAITILGKGVWGSALGTLAQANHHPVTAWSRRGPLTLTQSLTQAQVLVVAISMKGVSDLAAQLQQLKLPTSTIIVSATKGLDPTTLRTPSQIWQATFPNNPVLVLSGPNLSKEIEQGLPAATVVAGPNQAALETVQRLFSSDCFRVYTNPDQLGTELGGTLKNVIAISVGVCEGLKLGTNARAALITRALPEMIRVGTHLGGQAETFFGLSGLGDLLATCTSPLSRNYQVGYQLAQGKSLTEILDQLQGTAEGVNTTNVLVDLANREGIPIPIARQVHRLLKGRITPQKALESLMDRELKPESCDLS from the coding sequence ATGTCCACAACAGCCATCACTATTTTGGGCAAAGGGGTGTGGGGGTCTGCCTTAGGAACCCTAGCTCAAGCCAATCACCATCCAGTGACGGCTTGGTCCCGCCGAGGGCCGTTAACTTTGACCCAGAGCCTTACCCAAGCCCAGGTGCTAGTGGTTGCCATCTCCATGAAAGGCGTTTCTGACCTTGCGGCCCAGCTCCAGCAACTCAAGCTACCGACCTCAACCATTATCGTCAGTGCGACGAAAGGGTTAGATCCGACGACCCTCCGTACGCCCTCTCAAATTTGGCAGGCCACTTTCCCTAACAACCCTGTTTTGGTTCTTTCGGGGCCCAATTTATCGAAAGAGATTGAGCAAGGGCTGCCTGCTGCAACAGTGGTTGCAGGCCCTAATCAGGCTGCCCTAGAAACGGTGCAGCGGCTGTTTTCCTCGGACTGTTTTCGGGTCTATACCAACCCTGACCAGCTGGGGACGGAATTGGGGGGGACCCTGAAGAACGTGATTGCGATCTCAGTCGGGGTTTGCGAAGGTCTTAAACTCGGCACCAATGCCCGTGCCGCCTTGATTACCCGAGCGCTGCCAGAGATGATTCGAGTCGGCACCCATTTGGGCGGACAAGCCGAAACCTTTTTTGGGCTGTCCGGCTTAGGAGATTTATTAGCCACCTGTACGAGTCCCCTCAGCCGTAACTATCAAGTGGGATATCAACTGGCCCAAGGCAAATCTCTAACTGAGATTTTGGATCAGCTCCAGGGAACGGCAGAAGGCGTTAATACAACTAATGTGCTCGTTGATCTGGCCAATCGAGAAGGTATCCCGATTCCCATTGCCCGCCAAGTTCATCGACTGCTGAAGGGACGTATCACACCACAAAAAGCTTTAGAAAGCTTGATGGATCGAGAATTAAAGCCAGAATCCTGTGATTTGTCGTAG